One part of the Oceanihabitans sp. IOP_32 genome encodes these proteins:
- the ctlX gene encoding citrulline utilization hydrolase CtlX: MQQTTNTILMVRPINFRMNEQTAVNNYYQKVIDSLLPETVNVKAQQEFDGFVEKLRGIGVHVMVVNDTDEFDTPDSIFPNNWISFHDNGTVGLYPMFAENRRLERREDVLVRVEEEGFEIKQIVDYTSAEEENVFLEGTGSVVLDRTNGIAYCALSPRAHEDLFIEFCEDFEFTPVVFTAYQTIQEKRLPIYHTNVMMCLGETFAVVCLDSIDDKKERKNLVKYLKETKKEIIDISENQVSNFAGNMLQLKNNNDDLYIVMSQAAFNCLSANQISALEKHGKILSSSLDTIEACGGGSARCMMAEVFLPKT, translated from the coding sequence ATGCAACAAACTACAAATACCATATTAATGGTTCGTCCTATAAATTTTAGGATGAACGAGCAAACGGCTGTAAATAACTATTATCAAAAAGTTATAGACAGCTTACTACCAGAAACTGTTAATGTAAAAGCCCAACAAGAATTTGATGGATTTGTAGAAAAACTAAGAGGTATTGGTGTACATGTTATGGTGGTAAATGATACAGATGAATTTGATACCCCCGATTCTATATTTCCTAACAATTGGATCTCTTTCCATGATAACGGAACTGTTGGTTTATACCCCATGTTTGCAGAAAACCGGCGTTTAGAGCGCCGTGAAGATGTTTTGGTACGCGTAGAAGAAGAAGGATTTGAAATTAAACAAATAGTCGATTATACGAGTGCCGAAGAAGAAAATGTTTTCCTTGAAGGCACGGGCAGTGTCGTGTTAGATCGTACAAATGGGATAGCTTATTGTGCCTTATCTCCGCGCGCTCATGAAGATTTATTCATAGAGTTTTGTGAGGATTTCGAATTTACCCCAGTTGTTTTTACTGCATATCAAACAATACAAGAAAAGCGTTTGCCTATATACCACACCAATGTCATGATGTGTTTAGGCGAAACCTTTGCTGTGGTATGCTTAGATAGTATTGACGATAAAAAAGAGCGCAAAAACCTCGTTAAATATTTAAAAGAAACCAAGAAAGAAATTATTGATATTTCAGAAAATCAGGTGAGTAATTTTGCGGGTAATATGCTACAGCTTAAAAACAACAATGATGATTTATACATCGTGATGAGTCAAGCGGCTTTCAATTGCTTATCGGCAAATCAGATAAGTGCACTAGAAAAACACGGTAAAATTTTATCAAGTTCTTTAGATACTATTGAGGCTTGTGGTGGTGGAAGTGCTAGATGTATGATGGCTGAGGTGTTTTTACCTAAAACCTAA
- a CDS encoding methyltransferase, translating into MYEKSFPSKRYKLTIEFLKKHISTSQPILDLGVVNPLTKIMQEHGYNVENTKGEDLDVDTSTIKNSESEVVVAFEIFEHLLSPFTVLQSIQANTLVASVPLRLWFSSAYRSKTDMLDRHFHEFEDWQFDWLLEKAGWKIMDREKWTNPTKKIGLRPLLRWFAPRYYIVYAERVK; encoded by the coding sequence ATGTACGAAAAAAGCTTTCCGAGTAAACGCTATAAGCTTACTATTGAGTTTTTGAAGAAACACATTTCTACTTCTCAACCAATTTTAGATTTAGGCGTTGTAAATCCGTTAACCAAAATTATGCAAGAGCATGGTTATAACGTTGAAAACACTAAAGGAGAAGATTTAGACGTAGATACATCAACTATTAAAAACTCGGAATCTGAGGTTGTTGTGGCCTTCGAAATATTCGAACATTTGTTATCTCCATTTACCGTTTTACAATCTATACAAGCCAATACATTAGTAGCTAGTGTACCGCTTCGATTATGGTTTTCTTCTGCGTATAGAAGTAAAACAGATATGTTAGATAGGCATTTTCATGAATTTGAAGATTGGCAATTCGATTGGTTGCTAGAAAAAGCTGGTTGGAAAATTATGGATAGAGAAAAGTGGACAAACCCAACAAAAAAAATAGGTTTACGTCCGTTATTACGCTGGTTTGCGCCAAGATACTATATAGTTTATGCCGAGCGCGTAAAATAA
- a CDS encoding 3-oxoacyl-ACP synthase III family protein, with protein MTIKITGTGSYIPNTVKKNEDFYENQFLNTDGSAINAPNEVIVEKFKAITGIGERRYADKKLNTSDIAFFAAEKAIENANINREDIDYIIVAHNYGDVKYNTEQSDTIPSIASRVKHLLKIENPKCVGYDILFGCPGWIEGVIQAKAFISSGLAKKCLVIGAETLSRVIDPHDRDSMIYSDGAGAVIVESTNEETGGIIAHETATYALDEAHFIHFGETNNQEVSDKRRYIKMYGRKIYEFAIVNVPQAMKACLDKSGVDIKDVKKILIHQANEKMDEAIVKRFYKLYNLKMPKDIMPMTIGKLGNSSVATIPTLYDLILKGELENHAINKGDIVLFASVGAGMNINAIVYKV; from the coding sequence ATGACTATAAAAATAACAGGGACTGGTAGTTACATACCAAATACTGTCAAAAAGAATGAAGATTTTTACGAGAATCAGTTTTTAAATACAGATGGTTCTGCTATTAATGCTCCAAATGAAGTCATTGTAGAAAAATTTAAAGCCATCACTGGGATAGGTGAACGTAGGTATGCCGATAAAAAGTTAAACACTTCCGATATCGCCTTTTTTGCTGCTGAAAAAGCCATAGAAAATGCAAATATTAATCGTGAAGATATAGATTATATTATTGTAGCTCATAACTACGGAGATGTAAAATACAACACCGAGCAAAGTGATACCATTCCAAGTATTGCCTCAAGAGTTAAGCATCTTTTAAAGATTGAAAATCCAAAATGTGTTGGTTACGATATCCTTTTTGGTTGTCCTGGTTGGATAGAAGGCGTTATTCAAGCCAAAGCATTTATAAGCTCTGGGTTGGCAAAAAAATGTTTAGTTATAGGTGCCGAAACCTTGTCGCGTGTTATCGATCCGCACGACAGGGACTCCATGATTTATAGTGATGGTGCCGGTGCTGTTATTGTAGAATCTACAAATGAAGAAACTGGTGGTATTATAGCACACGAAACAGCAACCTATGCTTTAGATGAGGCACATTTTATACATTTTGGAGAGACCAATAATCAAGAGGTAAGTGATAAACGTCGATACATAAAAATGTATGGCAGAAAAATTTATGAATTTGCTATTGTGAACGTTCCACAAGCCATGAAAGCGTGCTTAGATAAAAGTGGCGTAGACATTAAAGATGTAAAAAAGATACTCATTCACCAGGCTAATGAAAAAATGGATGAGGCTATTGTAAAACGGTTTTACAAGCTTTATAACTTAAAAATGCCTAAGGATATCATGCCAATGACTATTGGTAAATTGGGTAATTCTAGTGTGGCCACCATCCCTACTTTGTATGATTTAATTTTAAAAGGAGAATTAGAAAACCATGCAATTAATAAAGGTGATATTGTATTATTCGCTAGTGTTGGTGCAGGTATGAATATTAACGCAATTGTTTACAAAGTATAG